In Ferrigenium kumadai, the DNA window GCGTCCCGCATTTTCCAGCGCATCCATTTCCCCGTGGAGCACCACGCTGCCGGTCTGCACGCGCCGGTTGTGTCCGCGGCCTATGATTCGGCCGTCGTGCACGATGACAGAGCCGATAGGAATGCCGCCTTCCTGCAGTCCCTTTTCTGCTTCCTCGATGGCTGCTTTCATGAATTCGTCCATGATGCCCGCTCCTTTCTGAATGAGAGACGCCACATCTTACGCCACCGTAGTCCTGCCTACACATTGCTGCTCATTGCGGGGCAATGGGCAAGGTATTAGCCTGAGACCGGACGTTCCATCTGTTTTTACCGATAGAAGGAGATCGACATGAAACACAGCGAACAACTCATTCAGCAGGTATGGGAAAAAGGCCGCGCCAACGGCGAGATCGATTCCAATCTGTGGCGCGAGGACGAATGCGGTGCGTGGATCAGCCGCGCGGATTACGGCAAGACGGATTCCGACTTCGGGTGGAGGATCGTCAACGTGACGCCCGGCGCACCGGATACACCGGAACACCTGCGGCCGTTCCATCATGCCAACGGCTACGATCTTCCAGGCGGTCAGCCCAAGCGTCACATTACGGCAGACCGTACCGGCATCGCCACTTTCGAGCACACTTTCCAGCCGCGCAACCGGAAGGTTTGAAGGGGCGAGTTGGGAGGGGATTTATCCGAGGCAAGTTGTGCTGAACTCGCGATAGTCCGGCGTAATATCTCGAATGGCGGGGTTCATCACCTCTGCGCTCACTTGCTTTGAACTGCTTGGATATGAGCGCGGGACAGTTTTTGGTAAAGGCGGATTTGTCGCTGGAGCGGCCACCAATCGTACAGGAAAATCTGCAGCGGACGCCACATGGCGACCCAGCCAACGATTGTCAGGCTTTCGCGCGCGATGTTGGAGCCGACATTGGCGCCAAGATTTCCGATGATGTCAGCCGCGAGCAGACAAAGTGAGACAAAGACGATCCCGATAACCAGGCTCATGCGGCCTTGCCGCATAAGGTGTTTCAGGGCGTTGCGCGTATTTTCGGCTTTGTACGCGAAGTGGTTATGAACTGCCTCAGTCAACAACTCGCTCGGGTCGCCATCTGACGGCCACTGTTCAATGTGGATGGTTATATGGAAGCGGCTGCCTGGCGGAAATCCGGACGCCCAGGTTTCGATGAAAGTATTTGCCTCCGGATCAAGATCCTTGTTCAGGAACGGCGTCGGATCCATCGAGTTGAACAATTGCGCAATCTCGCGCACTCGCAGTGACAGTCGATGAGCAGGATTGGAACTGGCTGATTTATTCACAGGAACATCATACCAAATGTACCGCAGGCTAATTGTTTGGATGCCTTGAACAGTTCAGCACAGCCTGCGCCATCAGTCGTTCATGGCATGCCTGCCACGTGGCGTTCTTCGTTCAGTTTCGCCAGCTTGGCTTTCAGCTCTGGCAGGATCGCCGCGACTGCCTTTTCTCCTTCGAGCACGGCCTTGTGGCGTCCGCTCGCGTCGGCCGAGGGGAGGCCGGAGGTGACGGGCCGGACGATGATGTCCGCGCTGGATTGCTCGTGGCGATTGATGGTCTTCCCGAAAATCGAAAAGGTCTGCAACAGGATGTCCGTCATCCCTTCCGTGCTTCTGTCTTGGGGGCGGACTGAAATGTCGACGGCGATGACGAAATCTGCGCCCAGCGTGCGCGCCACGCTCGCCGGAACGGGCGCGACCAGCCCGCCGTCCACGTAATCCTGGCCGTTGATGGTGACGGGCTGGAAGAACACCGGTATGGACGAGGAGGCTCGAACGGCCATGCCGGTATTGCCCTTGCGGAATACCACCATCTCGCCGCTGTTCAGGTTGGTCGCGACAGCGGCAAAGGTCTTGTTGAGCTTTTCCATCGGGCGGCCCTTGACGTTCCTGTTGATGAAGTCCTGCAGCGCTTGTCCTTTGATGCAGCCGCGTTTGTCCGTGACCATCGTCTCGGCGATGCAGCGATACAAGCCCGAGCCGTCGAGAATCTGGTCTTCTTCCATGTTCATGGACAGTTCTTGTATCTGGAAGCCGGTGAGTCCGGCTGCGTAGAGCGCACCCACGACAGAGCCTGCGCTGGTGCCTACGACGATGTCGGGAGAGATGCCTTGCGCTTCCAGCGCCTTGATCACGCCGACATGGGCAAAGCCGCGCGCGGCGCCGCCGCCCAGTGCGAGCGCGATCTTCGCGGGGGGGCGCTCCACCACGGGCGTGGTAGGCGGCAGCTGTGGCTGCGGCGGTGGCGTTACCTGGGGCGTGGTGCAGGCGGTGATGCCGAGCAGCAACAGGATTGCGATTGCGTATCTCTTCATGAATTCAATTCTTCGGTTGGTGCATGGATAGCTGTTTCGGACTCAAGTATACCGCCCCAGTTCCCCTTATTCTCCAATCACTTGGGCCATGACGCCGCCGGCGCAGTTATTTGTTTGCGCTCGTTATTGTGATTGCCGTGATCTCGGGCGGTGTGTTGCTGCTTACTGGGTCTGCTGTTCCATCGCCTTCCGTTGTTCTTCGGCTTGCTTTTGCTGCTCGGCATCCGTTGCCTTGGCCTTGTCGAGCGCGTTGCGCGGTTCCTCGAACAGTTTGGGGGCCGGGGGCTGGTCGTTTTTCGGGCTGCATGCGGCGAGCGACAGGAGTGCGCATAGCGCGGCGGTGCGGTAGCTCATGATGGACTCCTCGATTGTCTGGTTGTTCGAGCAATGGCCGCGACAGGGAAGACTTCCGGCCACGGCCTTTGGGGAGCAGGCAGGATACCATCAAGGCGAATGCCGGGGGGGCGCGGCTCATACCTCTGGCGAGGTAGGTATTCACCCGATTGCAAAGCAACGGCGGAGGCGCATATTAGCGGGCGTGGACAGTCTGGGCCGGTTTGGGCCGCGAAAGGAGGAAGACATGTCGCTAGTGACCGATACTTTGCGTGCCTCGACGATCACCGAGGGATTGAACGATGTCGAAGTCGGGATACTCGCCGGATTGTGCGAGATCATTGAGTACAAGGATGGCGAGGTTATCCTGAAGCCGGGGGGGCCATATACCCCCAGCCTGTACATCCTCGCGCAGGGCGGCATCGACGTGAAAGTGCTGGCTGGCGAAGAGGAATCCAGCCTCAACGTGCTCAAGCAGGGCGACCTCGCGGCCGTGATCACTTTCGTCGGCGGCGATTCATCGGAGATCAGTGCGTCGCTTTACGCAGTGGGCGACGTCAAGGTTTTGAGTCTGGATCAGACGCGGTTCAAAAGCCTGGTCGAGACCCACCCCATGCTTGTGTATCACGTCATGCAGGGCGTGGTGCGCAATGTGGACCGTATCGTGCGGATCGTGAACGACCAGAGCGCGGAAATGAATGAGTATATCTGCCACGCCAACATCCACTACTAGCGGGCAATTCTTTGCGCTTCAGTATCCTAGCGCCCTTGCACCCTGATAGAACGCGAAGCTGATCAGCCAGGCCAGTGTCAGCGACCAGCCGATGACCAGCGCGGTGTAGCCGGGCTGCTTGGCCTCGTTTTGCATGGTGGCGATGGCGGACAGACAGGGCGTGTAGATCAGCGTGAACAGCATGAAGCTGTAGGCCTGCACCCAATCCAGCTGCTGTCCCAGCGCGCTGCCGAGCGCTTCGCCGGAGAGTCCGTAGATCACCGCGAGCGAGCCGATGACGATCTCCTTTGCGACGAAGCCGAAGATCAGCGCGATGGTGAGCTGCTCGTTGATGCCGATGGGGGCGAACATGGGCTGAAGTGCGCCGCCGATCATGCCGGCCAGCGTGTCCGGTCCGGCGGGGACGGCGGAGAACGGGATGTGGGTGAGCAGCCACACCAGCACCACGCCGGCGACGATGAACTTGGTGGCGCGGCGCAGGAAGTGTTGCACCTCCAGCCAGCCGCGCAGCGCCATCTGGCGCAGGGTGGGGAAGCGGTAGGGCGGCAGCTCCAGCACGAACGGTTCCTCCGCGGGGAAGCGGCGCCTGAACAGCAGCGCGGTGAGGATGGCGGTGGCGAAACTGAACAGGTACAGGCTGAACAGCACCAGCGGCGCGGTCTTGGGCGCGAACAGCGCGGCAGTGATGAACACGAACACCTGCAATCGCGCCGAGCATAAAGAGAATGGGATCACCAGCATGGTGAGCAGGCGCAGGGTGCGCGAGCGCATCACGCGGGTGCCCATCAGCGCGGGTACGTTGCAGCCGAAGCCCATCAGCAGCATCACGAAGCCGCGCCCGTCCAGCCCCATCCTGGCCATCAGCGCATCCATCAGGAACGCCGCGCGCGACAGGTAGCCGCTGTCTTCCACCATGGCCATGAAAAGGAAGAACAGCACGATGATGGGCACGAAGGCGGCGACGGTCGCCACGCCGTTGTAGATGCCATCCAGCAGCAAGCCGTTCAGCATGGGCGGCAGCACGGAGAATGCGGGTTCGAGCGCGGTCGCACGCAACCAGCCCAGCGCGCCGCCGACGCCGGTCTGCAGCGGCTGGCCCAGGATGAAGATGCCCTGGAACAGCAGATACATGATGCCGAAGAAGATCGGCAGTCCCAGCCAGGGGTGCAGCATCACGCGATCCAGCTTTGCAGTGAGGTTGTCCGGCAGTTGGGCCGGAACCTGCACGGCATGCTGCATCACGCGCGCCATCTCGGCCTCGATGTGCTCGTCCTGTTCGAGTTGGGAGCGCAATTCTTCCGCCATGCCGGGCGTGGGGTAGCGCAGCGCCCTGGTGACGGCCTGCATGGCTTCCTGGTAGCCGGTGCCGTACTTGCCGCTGAGTATGAAGATCGGCATGCCCAGCATCTCCGCCATCTTCCTGCTGTCGATGGTGATGCCGTATTTCTTCGCCTCGTCCGCCATGTTGAGCAGCACCACCACGTTCATGTCGAGCTGCTTGAGCTGCAGCAGCAGGCTCATCTGGCGCTCGATCTGGGTGGCATTGAGGATGACCAGCGCCAGGTCGGGCACGTTGTCGTGCAGGAAGTGACGCACCACCTGCTCGTCGTCGGAGAAGCCGTGCAGATCGTAGAAGCCGGGCAGGTCGATGATCTCCACCATGTTATCGCCCAGCAGGATCTTGCCGCTGAGCAGTTCCACCGTGATGCCGGGCCAGTTGCCGACGCGCGCCGCGCCGCCGGTCATGCGGTTGAACAGGGTGGATTTGCCGGTGTTGGGCATCCCCAACAACGCGATGCGCTTCACGGGCGCACCAATAAATCTACTGCGCAGCCCGATTGCGGCGTCGCGTGCTCGTTCATTCCTCGCCTACCTAATTGGTATGTCTCGTCATTCACTGATGAAACTCCTAGCCATCGACTAAGCCCGCTAGCGGGCAAGTCGCTGGTTATGTGCGGCTCCTTGCACTCGGGCTTGCTCGCTACGATTTCTAGGTGCGCCCTCATGCCTTTTTCACCGTGATTTTTGCGGCTTCGCTGCGGCGCAGCAGGATGTCGGTGGTGCCGATGCGCACCTGGATCGGCCCGGAGAAGATGGCCTTGCGGATCAGTTCGACCCGCTTTCCGCCGCGAAAACCCAGCGCGAGCAGGCGCTGATGCAGCGCTTCCTCGGCGTGGATCGAGACGATCGTGGCGGTGTCGCCTGGATGCAGGGTGGCTAGGGTGATTGCGAACATGGCGGCAGTCGATTCGGATTGCGGCATTATTTCACAGCCTTCCCGCCTTTGTCGCGGTCAGGCCGATTGGGTTAGAATGCGCTCTTTCATTTGCTGGCTAATAAAATGATCAAGGGCAGTATTGTTGCAATCGTCACGCCGATGCATGAGGACGGCAGTCTCGATCTGGCGTCGTTCCGCGCGCTGATCGATTTTCATATCGCCGAAGGCACCGACGCCATCGTGGTGGTCGGCACGACCGGCGAATCCCCCACCGTCGATGTGGAAGAGCATGAGTTGCTGATCTCCGAAGCGGTGAAGCACGCCAACAAGCGCATTCCCATCATCGCCGGAACGGGGGCGAATTCGACCAAGGAAGCCATCGAGCTGGCGACCTTCTCGAAGAAGGCGGGGGCGGATGCTTCGCTCTCCGTCGTGCCTTACTACAATAAACCGACGCAGGAAGGCCTGTATCTGCACTTCAAGGCCATCGCCGAGGCGGTGGACATGCCGCACATCCTGTACAACGTACCGGGACGCACCGGCGCGGACCTGAGCAACGACACCGTGCTGCGCCTGGCGCAGATTCCCAACATCATCGGCATCAAGGATGCGACCGGCGGCATCGAGCGCGGCAGCGACCTGCTGCTGCGCGCGCCCAAGGATTTCGCCGTCTACAGCGGCGACGACGCCAGCACGCTGGCGCTGATGCTGCTCGGCGCGCACGGCACCATCTCGGTGACGGCCAACGTCGCTCCGAAATTGATGCATGAGATGTGCGTAGCCGCCCTGAACGGCGAGGTTGCCAAGGCGCGCGAGATCAATTTCCGCCTGCTCGGCCTGCACCGCAACCTGTTCGTCGAGGCCAACCCGATCCCGGTGAAGTGGGCGGTGGCGCGCATGGGCAAGATGAAGAACAACCTGCGCCTGCCGCTGACGCCGCTTTCCACCGGCGCGCAGCCGGTGGTCGAAGCCGCGATGCGCCAAGCGGGTGTCATCAGTTAATCAAGCAGTATTGCGGAGAGAAACAATGAAGGTTTTGCATATCGGAATTTCCAGTGTCGTGCTTGCCTCGTTGGTGGGGTGCAGCTCGGTCGGCTTGGGCAGCAAGCGCATCGATTACCGTTCCGGCGCAGTGCAGGCGCCCTCGCTGGAGGTGCCGCCCGACCTGACCACGCCGGCCAGGGACGAGCGCTACAAGGTACCGGGGAGCGAAGGCGAGTCGGTCGCGACCTATTCCGATTACAGCAAGAGCGGTGCAGCCGAGCGGCCCGCGGGTAGTTCGGTGTTGCCCGAAGTGAAGGGCGTGCATCTGGAACGCAGCGGTGCGCAACGCTGGCTGGTGGTGAATGACAAGCCGGAGAACGTCTGGCCGGTGGTCAAGTCGTTCTTCCAGGAGAACGGGCTGAGCATCGCGAGCGAAGACCAGGCTGCCGGGGTGATGGAAACCGAGTGGGCGGAGAACCGTGCCAAGATTCCGATGGGCACGATCCGCGAAGCGGTCGGCAAGGTGTTCGATGGTCTCTATTCGTCAGGCGAGAAGGACCAGTACCGTGTGCGTCTGGAGCGCGGCAAGGATGGCGCGAGCACCGAGGTGTACATCACCCATCGCGGCATGGAAGAGGTCCTGTCCGCGGACCAGAACACCTCGAAGTGGCAGCCGCGTCCCAACGATCCGGAACTGGAAGCGGTCATGCTGCAGAAGCTGATGGTGCGTTTCGGTGCCAGCGATGCGCAGGCGGGGGCCGCAGTGTCCGGCACACCGGGGGCTGTCGCACCGGCGGGCGCGGCGACCGCAGCCATGGTGCACGGCGACGGCAAGGCCAACCTGCAGGAGATATTCGACGGCAGCAGCATCATCGTGATCAACGATGCGTTCGACAGAAGCTGGCGCAGGGTCGGCCTGGCGGTCGAGCGCGCAGGCCTGGCGGTGGAAGACAAGGACCGCGCCAAGGGCATCTACTATCTGCGCCCGATCAAGGCGGAGAAGGGCTGGATGGACAAGCTGATGTTCTGGGAGGATGGCGAAGAAGGCGCCCGGCGCTACCGCGTGAACGTCAAGGATGGTGGCGCGGCGTGCGAAGTGACGGTCACCGACCAGGACGGCGCGAGCGACGAGGCTACCAAGCAAATGATCCAGGCGATCTATAAGAACATCAACGAGTAGTTCCGCTTCATGAAGTTTGCCTCTTTGGGCAGCGGCAGCGAGGGTAACGCGCTGCTGGTGGCCGCGGGCCGGACGCAGGTGTTGATGGATTGCGGTTTCGGCCTGAACGACAGCATCTCGCGCCTCGCCCGTCTGGGCGTGGTGCCCGACCAGTTGAGCGGCATCGTGGTCACCCACGAACATGGCGACCACATCGGCGGCGTGGTGCGACTGGCGCGCAAGTTCAATCTGCCAGTCTGGCTCACCCACGGCACCTTGCGCAGCCAAGCGAGAGTCTTTGCCGATGCAGTTCGCGTCAACGAGATCGATCCCCACCGTCCGTTTGCCATCGGCGATCTCGAGATATTTCCCTATCCCGTCCCGCACGATGCCGCCGAGCCGGTGCAATTCGTTTTCAGCGATGGCGTGCGGCGCTTGGGCGTCCTGACCGATGCCGGATGCAATACCGCACATATCGAACAGACCCTGAACGGTTGTCATGCCTTGGTGCTGGAGTGCAATCACGACAGCGAGATGTTGCGGAACGGAGATTACCCTTACAGCCTCAAGCAGCGGGTGGGAGGACGTTTCGGGCATCTCAGCAATCGTGAGGCGGCGAACATCCTGAGTCGCCTCGATGTGGGTCGCTTGCAGCATCTGGTTGCGGCGCATCTGAGCAGCAGGAACAACATGCCGCAACTTGCGGTGCAGGCGTTATGCGATGTGCTTGGGTGCGAGGCAGACTGGGTCGGGGTGG includes these proteins:
- a CDS encoding patatin-like phospholipase family protein, whose translation is MKRYAIAILLLLGITACTTPQVTPPPQPQLPPTTPVVERPPAKIALALGGGAARGFAHVGVIKALEAQGISPDIVVGTSAGSVVGALYAAGLTGFQIQELSMNMEEDQILDGSGLYRCIAETMVTDKRGCIKGQALQDFINRNVKGRPMEKLNKTFAAVATNLNSGEMVVFRKGNTGMAVRASSSIPVFFQPVTINGQDYVDGGLVAPVPASVARTLGADFVIAVDISVRPQDRSTEGMTDILLQTFSIFGKTINRHEQSSADIIVRPVTSGLPSADASGRHKAVLEGEKAVAAILPELKAKLAKLNEERHVAGMP
- a CDS encoding Crp/Fnr family transcriptional regulator, yielding MSLVTDTLRASTITEGLNDVEVGILAGLCEIIEYKDGEVILKPGGPYTPSLYILAQGGIDVKVLAGEEESSLNVLKQGDLAAVITFVGGDSSEISASLYAVGDVKVLSLDQTRFKSLVETHPMLVYHVMQGVVRNVDRIVRIVNDQSAEMNEYICHANIHY
- the feoB gene encoding ferrous iron transport protein B, coding for MKRIALLGMPNTGKSTLFNRMTGGAARVGNWPGITVELLSGKILLGDNMVEIIDLPGFYDLHGFSDDEQVVRHFLHDNVPDLALVILNATQIERQMSLLLQLKQLDMNVVVLLNMADEAKKYGITIDSRKMAEMLGMPIFILSGKYGTGYQEAMQAVTRALRYPTPGMAEELRSQLEQDEHIEAEMARVMQHAVQVPAQLPDNLTAKLDRVMLHPWLGLPIFFGIMYLLFQGIFILGQPLQTGVGGALGWLRATALEPAFSVLPPMLNGLLLDGIYNGVATVAAFVPIIVLFFLFMAMVEDSGYLSRAAFLMDALMARMGLDGRGFVMLLMGFGCNVPALMGTRVMRSRTLRLLTMLVIPFSLCSARLQVFVFITAALFAPKTAPLVLFSLYLFSFATAILTALLFRRRFPAEEPFVLELPPYRFPTLRQMALRGWLEVQHFLRRATKFIVAGVVLVWLLTHIPFSAVPAGPDTLAGMIGGALQPMFAPIGINEQLTIALIFGFVAKEIVIGSLAVIYGLSGEALGSALGQQLDWVQAYSFMLFTLIYTPCLSAIATMQNEAKQPGYTALVIGWSLTLAWLISFAFYQGARALGY
- a CDS encoding FeoA family protein, with product MPQSESTAAMFAITLATLHPGDTATIVSIHAEEALHQRLLALGFRGGKRVELIRKAIFSGPIQVRIGTTDILLRRSEAAKITVKKA
- the dapA gene encoding 4-hydroxy-tetrahydrodipicolinate synthase translates to MIKGSIVAIVTPMHEDGSLDLASFRALIDFHIAEGTDAIVVVGTTGESPTVDVEEHELLISEAVKHANKRIPIIAGTGANSTKEAIELATFSKKAGADASLSVVPYYNKPTQEGLYLHFKAIAEAVDMPHILYNVPGRTGADLSNDTVLRLAQIPNIIGIKDATGGIERGSDLLLRAPKDFAVYSGDDASTLALMLLGAHGTISVTANVAPKLMHEMCVAALNGEVAKAREINFRLLGLHRNLFVEANPIPVKWAVARMGKMKNNLRLPLTPLSTGAQPVVEAAMRQAGVIS
- the bamC gene encoding outer membrane protein assembly factor BamC; translated protein: MKVLHIGISSVVLASLVGCSSVGLGSKRIDYRSGAVQAPSLEVPPDLTTPARDERYKVPGSEGESVATYSDYSKSGAAERPAGSSVLPEVKGVHLERSGAQRWLVVNDKPENVWPVVKSFFQENGLSIASEDQAAGVMETEWAENRAKIPMGTIREAVGKVFDGLYSSGEKDQYRVRLERGKDGASTEVYITHRGMEEVLSADQNTSKWQPRPNDPELEAVMLQKLMVRFGASDAQAGAAVSGTPGAVAPAGAATAAMVHGDGKANLQEIFDGSSIIVINDAFDRSWRRVGLAVERAGLAVEDKDRAKGIYYLRPIKAEKGWMDKLMFWEDGEEGARRYRVNVKDGGAACEVTVTDQDGASDEATKQMIQAIYKNINE
- a CDS encoding MBL fold metallo-hydrolase; its protein translation is MKFASLGSGSEGNALLVAAGRTQVLMDCGFGLNDSISRLARLGVVPDQLSGIVVTHEHGDHIGGVVRLARKFNLPVWLTHGTLRSQARVFADAVRVNEIDPHRPFAIGDLEIFPYPVPHDAAEPVQFVFSDGVRRLGVLTDAGCNTAHIEQTLNGCHALVLECNHDSEMLRNGDYPYSLKQRVGGRFGHLSNREAANILSRLDVGRLQHLVAAHLSSRNNMPQLAVQALCDVLGCEADWVGVATQEEGFAWREIA